From Melitaea cinxia chromosome 16, ilMelCinx1.1, whole genome shotgun sequence, a single genomic window includes:
- the LOC123661219 gene encoding uncharacterized protein LOC123661219, with the protein MLRVTFGIASAPYLAVRVLQQVAYDEGVNRPAAVEKIINDFYMDDLMTGRQTVEECLKIKNEISSILGKGGFQWQKWASNNKEFMEKIGQRKEEKESRVKIGAGKESEAIQKVLGLTWNSSTDEIEYSVQLPQLEFPVTKRKVFSDISRLFDPLGWMVPTIITSKIFIQKLWISGIDWDHELPPHLLQEWLTYRSDLAKHNNFRIPRWMHTNVDDKEVELHGFSDSSNRAYAAVVYTRIIDKNNEVHVNLVTSKTKVSPIKQVSIPRLELCGAQLLAKLILEVSEILEIPKEKIHAWTDSSVVLACLSSHPSKWKTFVANRTSEILTILDRRQWAHVKSKDNPADCASRGDKDYENLSLWKHGQSWLSECTINYSPQEEGQDTKLEERDKRLCHTVNNIELEEELFTRFSTLRKLIRTIAYLRRYFKWLHSSRKIVFPSYLTSLELNKALEKCIIYFQKKFFACDIVSIIKIKSVTKKSKLVSLNPFIDSNGLLRVEGHLRTAELSDDMKHPILIPRNSHLAQLIIADTHEGTLHGGPQLMLSFIRTKYWIVDAKNLVKLYVRKCVTCIHHAPPSNQPIMGQLPASRATADRPFRQTGVDYAGPIAIRTTKGRDHRSTKGYICLFICMATKAIHLEAVSDMKSEGFIAAFKRMVARRGHVSDLWSDNGSNFVGAEKEIKNLLLKERSSVSVEIANWLSDNGTTWHRIPPYTPHFGGLWESGIKSTKHHLKRAIGNSTLTFEELSTVLSQIEACLNSRPLTTLSDNAQDPFPLTPGHFLVGEPLLLVPDDNYEKSTIASLRRWQLVQRMTQYFWRRWSNKYLSHFLHRYRWNRHSPEPKIGDAALVKEENLPPARWFYGIIVNKHTGQDNVTRVVSLKCKGIIIKRPISKICILPINN; encoded by the coding sequence ATGTTACGTGTTACTTTCGGAATTGCGTCTGCACCTTACCTTGCCGTTAGAGTTCTGCAGCAAGTAGCCTACGATGAAGGTGTAAATCGTCCTGCTGCTGTGgagaaaattataaatgatttttacatGGACGATCTTATGACTGGTCGCCAAACGGTTGAAGAatgcctgaaaataaaaaatgaaattagtaGCATACTGGGTAAGGGAGGATTTCAATGGCAAAAATGGGCAAGCAATAATAAGGAGTTTATGGAAAAAATAGGACAGAGAAAAGAAGAGAAGGAGTCTAGGGTTAAAATAGGGGCAGGAAAGGAATCAGAAGCTATTCAGAAAGTGTTAGGACTTACCTGGAATAGTAGCACAGACGAAATTGAATACAGTGTCCAATTACCACAGTTAGAATTTCCAGTAACAAAGAGGAAAGTATTTTCGGATATTTCGCGTTTGTTCGACCCTTTAGGGTGGATGGTTCCAACTATTATTACTTCCAAAATCTTTATTCAAAAACTTTGGATATCAGGTATAGATTGGGATCATGAACTTCCACCTCATTTGTTACAAGAATGGCTTACTTACCGGTCAGATCTTGCAAAACATAACAATTTCCGCATTCCTCGATGGATGCACACAAATGTTGATGATAAAGAAGTAGAGCTGCATGGATTCAGTGATTCATCAAATCGGGCCTATGCTGCAGTTGTATACACTCGCATTATAGATAAGAATAATGAAGTGCATGTGAATCTTGTCACATCCAAGACCAAGGTTTCTCCAATTAAACAAGTCTCCATCCCTCGCTTGGAGCTCTGCGGAGCTCAGCTTCTTGCCAAGCTCATTTTGGAGGTTTCGGAGATATTGGAGATTCCTAAAGAAAAAATTCACGCTTGGACAGACTCTTCCGTGGTACTTGCGTGCCTCAGTAGTCATCCAAGTAAATGGAAAACATTTGTTGCCAATCGTACTTCGGAGATCTTGACAATTTTAGATCGAAGGCAATGGGCACACGTAAAATCTAAAGACAACCCAGCTGATTGTGCATCAAGGGGTGACAAAGATTATGAAAATTTAAGCTTGTGGAAACATGGTCAATCTTGGCTAAGTGAATGTACTATCAACTACAGTCCACAAGAAGAAGGCCAAGATACCAAACTGGAAGAAAGAGATAAAAGACTTTGTCATACGGTAAATAATATTGAGTTAGAAGAAGAACTATTTACAAGATTCTCAACGCTCCGAAAACTAATTAGAACGATCGCTTATTTGAGACGTTATTTTAAATGGTTACATTCCTCTCGTAAAATTGTTTTTCCTAGTTATCTTACAAGTCTAGAGTTAAACAAGGCATtggaaaaatgtataatttacttTCAGAAGAAGTTCTTTGCTTGTGACATCGtgagtattattaaaattaaatcggtAACTAAGAAGAGTAAACTTGTGTCTCTTAACCCTTTCATAGATAGTAATGGTTTGTTAAGAGTTGAAGGACATTTGCGGACTGCTGAGCTAAGCGATGACATGAAACATCCAATTTTGATTCCACGTAACTCGCATTTAGCACAACTCATTATCGCAGATACACACGAAGGAACTCTTCATGGAGGCCCACAGCTAATGCTTAGTTTTATTAGGACGAAGTACTGGATCGTTGATGCTAAGAATTTGGTCAAGCTATATGTGAGAAAATGCGTTACGTGTATACATCATGCCCCTCCATCAAATCAACCCATTATGGGTCAGTTACCTGCGTCTCGAGCAACAGCAGACAGACCTTTTCGTCAGACCGGTGTAGATTATGCAGGACCCATTGCAATAAGAACCACAAAGGGTAGGGATCATCGCTCTACTAAAGGTTATATTTGCCTCTTTATATGTATGGCTACTAAGGCTATACATCTTGAAGCTGTCAGTGATATGAAATCTGAAGGATTTATAGCCGCATTTAAGCGTATGGTGGCTAGGCGAGGTCACGTTTCAGATTTGTGGAGCGATAATGGTTCTAATTTTGTTGGAGCtgaaaaggaaattaaaaatttgcttTTGAAAGAGAGATCAAGTGTATCTGTGGAGATAGCCAATTGGCTTTCGGATAACGGCACTACTTGGCATCGTATTCCACCTTACACTCCACATTTTGGTGGATTATGGGAATCAGGCATTAAATCAACGAAGCACCACCTGAAAAGAGCGATTGGGAACTCAACTCTGACGTTTGAGGAGTTGAGTACAGTTCTTTCCCAAATTGAGGCATGTCTTAATTCAAGGCCATTGACTACTTTAAGTGATAACGCACAGGATCCGTTTCCACTTACACCCGGACATTTTCTTGTGGGAGAACCTCTTCTACTTGTTCCAGATGATAATTATGAGAAGTCAACAATAGCTAGTCTCCGAAGATGGCAGTTGGTACAGCGAATGACCCAGTACTTCTGGCGACGGTGGTCAAATAAGTATCTATCTCATTTCCTACACCGGTATCGTTGGAATCGTCACTCTCCTGAGCCAAAAATCGGAGACGCAGCCTTAGTTAAAGAAGAAAATCTTCCACCAGCCAGATGGTTTTATGGAATAATTGTTAACAAACACACTGGTCAGGATAATGTTACGCGTGTTGTAAGTTTGAAATGCAAAGGCATTATCATCAAAAGACctatttcaaaaatttgtattttacctattaataattaa